Within the Taeniopygia guttata chromosome 1, bTaeGut7.mat, whole genome shotgun sequence genome, the region GTGAGCAGCTCTTACTTGCATGTGACCTTTTCACACTCCCTGAGATgtggaaggaggaaagaagtCAGCTGCCTTTTAGGCAGGAACTGAAATAAACCAGCACGTTTATTTCTACTggttttactcctttttttcttcctctggaaGAAATTAATCACAGCCTGAGTGTGTTTTCTGTGTGAGGCCATCCAAGAGCTGAACCTTTATCCCTAGCAGTGTCCAAAACAGATACCCTCTATTTTATTTGGttgtattttcttttggaaaacagGTTCcaaagaggagaaaggaaaaagtgcAGATGAAagagatcagtgctggcactgaGTACCAGTATGGAGACATCAACATCCAGATGACTTCCTATGATGTGTGCCTGGTGGAGCATTTTGCTCAGTACGTCCACAGACTCTGCAACCGTCTCTCCATCCAGGTCAATGAGAGGTATGAGGAAATCTGTCCCTCTGGATTATGACCCCCTGCACATCAGGCCACACTCCAGTCTCCCTGAGGGATTCCCATCTGGATGGCAATCCAAACCTCTCACCTGCCCTGTGTTCTTCTTTTGTGTATCTGTACAATTCTGGATGCTTTATTTAGAAGCATTGAATTTTTCAGGCGCTGACTTGAGCAgattccaaggaaaaaaaatggctgTAACATCTCCTTCCTCTGAGGAAAAGGCTTTAAGCCTGTGGGTGCAGAGCCTGGGAATTGCTGACATTTGCTGCTGGTTTTCCTTCATGGTTTGTGATACAGGCTCTGCATGCCACCCTGCTTATCCAAAGTGGAGTGAGCTTGGGAAAGCCCTGAAGGTGCTGGGTGAACTTCCTGCTACTACAATTGAGGAGGATAGGATGCTTCAGGAGCACCCTAGTTCTCCAAAACAGGTGTATTCCAACTGACTGTAATGCCTGAGGAATGTCAGGCAGCACCTTGGTGCCTGAAGTgctcccagggagctgcaagcactgggaaaagcactgagctgccagcagggaatAAAACCCATGGGGATTGTCTAAAATGTGTGCTTTTCACCTGTACCTCTGAGGCTGGACATGGCTCAGTGTGTAGAGAAAGAAAGGATTTGCCCTTCAGACTGGGAATTGAGGGGAAAAGGTGGGCAGTAGGATGGAGCTTGGatgtgggaatggggatgagggagctgaGGTCTCTGCGTCTTGAGCAGTCTGATCCACTCCCAGTCACATTCCCATTAAATCTGAGGTGCCAACAATGTATTTTGAGTGGTGCATTGCAGCAGCAGATTTTAGCTCTGTCCCAAAAGACAAAATAAGTCAGAACTGTTGCTTTTCTTGAACTGTGAAGAAGATAAAAGTTCTCAGACTGGTGTTTGTAGCTAATCCAGGTttttgctggcagcagtgctgcagagcttcCTCCTTATCTCCTTCCAGCAAAACACCCGGCCTCTGCCAGGACCTGATTTGCAAGATACATCCTTTGCATAATTAATTTCCCATGAAAAGTTAATCTCCTTCCCCATTCTCTGCTGTGGAGAGAGATTCATCCCTGTAAAGTGGTGCAGATATCCTGCCTGTCCTAAGCACTGCCCTCTGGCTCCTGCAGCTATGCCATGCCCACCAGAACCAACGAGGTGCTGTTCCTGGAAGAGAAGGGATCCAAAATGCAGCTGGATGCAGTCCTTACCACCCACCAGAGGGTTGTGCAGGTAGGAGCTGGAATCCCATCACACgctccccaaacccctcaaacaTTTAACAGAATAAAGGCAATATTTGGtgtaaatggaagaaaaaagtcTGGTTACGTTTTCTGCTGAGTGTTGCTCCTAAACTAGAAGCCCAGGAGGATTTCCTGGCTCTGTGTTTCAGGCAGAAGATTATTATCTATTTTCTGCTGAATAATTGATATGAAGGGTAGAAAAGTCATGTTTGGGGTCATTGGAGATAACtcacagggatggatgggatattgggaaggaattgttccctgtgagtgtggggaggccctggcacagggtgcccagagaagctgtggctgcccctggatccctgggggTGTTCAAGGTCAAGCTGGAAcaacctgggagagtggaaaGGGTCTCTGCCCaaggcaggggtggcactgcaTGAtcttttaaggtcccttccaacccagagtATCCTGGGATCattctcctgcagctctgtcatTTCTGCTTTCAGATCCGTGGTTTGAGCTCGACATTTGCCCCCATACTGCTGGAAATCATTCAGAGTAGCCAGCCTGAGGGGGTGCATCTGTTGATGAAACAGGTATGGTTACAGTTCACAATGCTTTCCCTTTAGGAAGCAGGGAAAGGGTTTGTGTGATCCTGATTTGTGTGGTATTCTCTCCCTCCACAGCACACAGAAGCTGATTTCAAGAGCCGACTGAAGTCTCGACCAGagctggaagagctgctggcagaAATGTCATGAGGTGAGGAACAACATGCCATGCATGGGCTGTTCCAGCCTCCAGAGGGTGCTTCCATGAGCTCTGTACTGATAACTTAGTGAATTGGAAGGAAGTCCCACTATTGGCAACCAGCTTGTCTCAATAAAAATAAGTAAGGTGTTTATTTCtgactggtttgtactgggaacAAAGGTGCCTCAATGGATTGTGGGTTTGCTTTCCTtcagttctttttttatttttttaaactcctgTCTATTTTGCGTTGATAGGTGGGAATTTCTGCAGAAATCACTGGCATGAATAATGCTGTGCTGCAACAATCCCAGGAATTGTTATAACCAAATTTGATGGATGGCAGGAGAAACTGTTCCAGAAACTGTTTTGTTTGGAggctttttctctccctttctaaGGACCAGCTTgtgaaaaagagaaagtaaCTCATTAATTTACACTCTTCCCCAAACTGGGACTGTGCAAGGGTTGCTTGTGCTACCATGCCCAGCCTCTTGGTATTCCCAGCACCCACATCCCTGGGAAATAGCCTGGAACCTTCCTTCTGACAAAAGCCAtgcaaaaagcaattttattttctttctcctcactTAATTGCCAGCAAGTGGTGGTCAGATCAGAAtccctttttctcccattcCTATTTTTTCTGTGGCTTCCCAGGAGATAAATCCCCTGCCCAGAAGTCCCATCCTGTGGGACATGAGCTTATCACTGCTGGGAAAAGCCTTAGGATGGCACAGAGGACATGGAGTAAAAATCCATGGCAGGGCTGTTCTGGAGCCAAGATACAGCCTGAGTGCTATGAATGCTCCTGGATTGGGACATTTTGGGCTGGAAATCCACAACCACAGAATCATTTtggttggaaaatacctctggAATGAGTCCAAGCTATGcccaatccccaccttgtcaccagccTAGAGaactgagtgccatgtccagtcattctgggacacctccagggatggggactccaagcctccctgggcagtcccttCCAATGTTTAAAACTCCTtgccatgaagaaattcctcctgatatccaacctgaaccgATTGTGGCACAGCTTGATGCTGTACCCTCCAAACCAGCCACCTTACACAGACCGAGCCGAGGGGTGACAAACTCCAAATTTAATTTCCCAACAATTCCACCTGGGTTTCCAAGCAGTCGGAAGAAAATAAAGCCAGAAAGGTGTCAGTcctgaggctgggctgggctgggccctGGCTGCCGCGGCTGCCGCCGGGCCATGCAGGCGCCGAAGGCGCGGAGCTCTTGCTGGCAGTGCCGCCAGTCCCGCCGCTCCGCCAtgcactcctgcagctgccggtgctgctccaggcagccgGTCCGCGCGATCCTGGCGTCCAGCGGATCCTCGTCCTCCTCCGCctcgccccgctccgccgccgcgcGGCTCCAGCCGTGCCCGGGCTTCGCCATGGGGCGCTGGGGACGGCCGAGGTGGCGGGGTGCGGTGGCGGGGCCCTTCGGGGACACCCGGAGCCCTCTGCACCCCCGGCACCTCACCCCAGCCGTGGGTGCCCAGCGCCCTCCTCAACCTCCCGAGGCCTCCCCGTTCCCCGGGGATGTCCAGCACCCTCCCCAGTCCCCGCGGATCCCCTCCCGAGGCTCCCCGTTCCCCGGGGATGTCCAGCACCCTACCCAATCCCCGCGGATCCCCTCCCGAGGGTCCCCGTTCCCCGGGGATGTCCAGCACCCTCCCCATTCCCCGAGGATCCCCTCCCGAGGCTCCCCGTTCCCCGGGGATGTCTAGCACCCTTCCCGTTCCCCGGGGATGTCCAGCACCCTCCCCAGTCCCCACCCATGGGGGCAGCCCCGTACCAGCGCAGCGCGGTCCCTTTAAGGCGGGAGCTCGGCTCGGCACTTCCGGGACGTGGCACGGCCGCGGCGGCGGTCGTTGATTGGCGGGTTTCTCCCCTTTCCGCTCGCGCGAGGGCCGACGGGAAGTGAGGAGGCGGAAGTGTCTGCGTTACCTCGGCAAAGATGGCGGCGGCGCTGCGGATCCAGAGCGACTGGAGCCGGGCGCTGAGGTGGGAACGGTCCCTTTCTTTGTCTCTGTCCttgtccctctccctgccccgcTCACGGCCGCTTCTTCTCTCTGCAGCAGGGACGAGGGCGAGGCATGGTTGAGCTGCCGCAGCCCCGGTGAGTGGCCTGAAGAGGCCTCAAGGGAGCCGTGAGGGTGAGAGGGGATCGGGGAGGATCGAGAGGGTCCTGGGGGTGAAGGGTGTTCAAAGAGCAGGAACGGATGGCGGTGGCCGGGGCAGCCTTTGCGACAGGGGCTGGTGGCGGGGTGCCTCGTGTGTTAGCAGGGAACGGGGCTGCTGGGGTGCCCTGCGGTTCGAACGGGAGTGCCGGTGTTGGCTGGAAGGGattggggtggtttggggatCCCTTTGGTGTTAAAGGGTGCGGGGTCATTTAGGGATCCCGAGGGCGTTAGGAGGGGATGGGGGTGTTTGCGTTCCGTGTGGGTAAGGAGGGTGGGAGGGAACGTTTGGGGCGCCTGCGGGTGCTGGGGCTGACGGCTGCTGTCccccagggaagcccaccctgtaTGGCAGCGTCACCCGGCGCGGGCTCAGCTCCGACGGCGTCCCAGACATCGTGGCCTCCGAGGGATTCGTGGTCGGAGAAGTCACCAaggtgccagggctgaggggagaaGGGTTGGTGACCATTCCTCGGGCATAAAGGGGGCTGCTCTGTCAGCCTAAGCTGTCACCTGTGCCCTGCACAGTCCTGTCctgctgtgcagagccctggagctggtCCCTACCATCCCAAATGCACCCTGAGGACATGAGCCCCACAGTGACCCTCCCATCAATTTTCAGGCTCTGGGATCCCACAGCTGGGTCCAAGCCACAGTTCTACCTCAGCAACCACTGTTTCAGGACTAACAACACTTctaattccttttttccttgtttccccCGCTAGAAAAGCATTCTCATTTCTTGTCCTCATGAAAACGTGTGTACCAAGTTCCTGGCTCCATACACAAGTTTTTCTAGGATTCATCAGAAAAGTGTGAGTAGCCTTGTGAGGTGGGAATCTCTGGGTGTGACTGGCAACTCTCACATCCCGTCTGTGGTGCCCTCACAGCGAGGTGTGGCCTGGATGGTGGATCTGTGTATGAGGGCTTGCAATGAAGATGGAACTTGTGGTTTAGGGATGGTGTTCCCACTGAAACACCCTGGACCACATGTCACTGACTCCTTTCCCCTTCAGCAGGATGGAAACAGGGATGGGAGGCACAAAAGACAAAGCTTGgagttgagataagaacaatttactgagAACGGCaatggaataaaaaaagcaacagtAGCAACAGCGTTAATTAACAAAATGCACAGGAGAGCAAACAGAGCCACTCACCATGAGGAGCCCAAAACGCATGCCaccaaatatcccaaatgtcccaTGCTCCTGTaaaaattaaccctgtcctGGCCAGAACCAGGACATTCCCCACCCCTCATTCTATCCCATCTCCTCATGCCCAAATCCCACACCACCCAACTATCTCTGTACACACAAAAGCACAGGAATAATTTCCTTAATCAAAGGCTGTCCCTCCTAAATGTCTCAGGATATGTATCTGTATCCATTATACCGCTTTTCCTTGTCACCAGTGGACTTCCAATCCCTCTCACTGGTATCCAGGGGCTTTTTTAGCTGACTTTAAGATTCTTCTGCTGCCATTTTTTCACTTGTACTTCTGAGCCTTATGAAATCAATCCAGTCCATTCTTTAAGACCTTGGTCTCTTCAGCACTTTTCTTTGGGAGCTTTTCTAAAACCGTGATCTTTTCCAAGGCCTGGCTTGGTAGCATTGTGAGCTGTTCCGTGCAGGACGCTCAG harbors:
- the COA4 gene encoding cytochrome c oxidase assembly factor 4 homolog, mitochondrial; amino-acid sequence: MAKPGHGWSRAAAERGEAEEDEDPLDARIARTGCLEQHRQLQECMAERRDWRHCQQELRAFGACMARRQPRQPGPSPAQPQD
- the MRPL48 gene encoding large ribosomal subunit protein mL48, with the translated sequence MMAAVPKVLCLEKGVLLRQVLALSRAATARENRLCAAGDALLGCHRSYRSRPTHGIGKFKYLLPKEVPKRRKEKVQMKEISAGTEYQYGDINIQMTSYDVCLVEHFAQYVHRLCNRLSIQVNESYAMPTRTNEVLFLEEKGSKMQLDAVLTTHQRVVQIRGLSSTFAPILLEIIQSSQPEGVHLLMKQHTEADFKSRLKSRPELEELLAEMS